In a genomic window of Zingiber officinale cultivar Zhangliang chromosome 9B, Zo_v1.1, whole genome shotgun sequence:
- the LOC122024540 gene encoding ACT domain-containing protein ACR4-like, with the protein MMMSHQLAEVDDDEYSKLIRRMNPPRVVIDNEASEIATVIRVDSMNKHGILLEVIQVLTDLDLIITKAYMSSDGSWFMDVFNVTDRDGNKVRDRELISYIQKALGAEACFFSKLSNSAGITPSSKENTFIEMTGTDRPGLLSEICAVLANRNCNVVKAELWTHNARVAAVVCVTDDATGRAVEDPERLSAIEDLLCNVLKGDDGSRAATALSAGHDTHTERRLHQMMFGDRDYDCGAASSGGSGDDESRKPQVAVMDCSEKDYSVIILRSKDRPKLLFDTVCTLTDMQYVVFHGTVDAGDEEAYQEYYIRHVDGHPISSEAERQRLIKCLEAAIERRFTEGLEVVLRTQDRVGLLSEITRVFRENGLTIRRAEISTEGGKAVDTFYLSDASSCDAVEAKTIDSIRRELGAMVVRVKQSRVLASPEVSGGPGFLFSNLVKASLQSFRLVRSHS; encoded by the exons ATGATGATGAGTCATCAACTTGCCGAGGTGGACGATGACGAGTATTCCAAGCTCATCAGGAGGATGAACCCTCCAAG GGTTGTGATAGATAATGAAGCTAGTGAAATTGCTACTGTCATTCGG GTCGACAGCATGAACAAGCATGGGATTCTCCTGGAGGTTATTCAAGTCCTTACTGATCTCGACCTTATCATCACAAAGGCGTATATGTCTTCGGATGGAAGTTGGTTCATGGATG TGTTCAATGTGACGGATAGGGATGGGAATAAAGTGAGAGACAGAGAGCTCATCTCTTACATTCAGAAA GCGCTTGGAGCAGAAGCTTGCTTCTTCTCCAAACTGAGCAACTCCGCCGGCATAACGCCGTCCTCGAAGGAGAACACCTTCATCGAGATGACCGGCACCGACCGGCCGGGCTTGCTGTCGGAGATCTGCGCCGTGCTGGCCAACAGAAACTGCAACGTGGTGAAGGCCGAGCTATGGACCCACAACGCCAGGGTCGCCGCGGTGGTGTGCGTCACTGACGACGCCACCGGGAGGGCGGTGGAGGACCCCGAGAGGCTCTCCGCCATCGAGGACCTCCTCTGCAATGTTCTCAAAGGCGACGACGGCTCGAGGGCGGCGACGGCGCTCTCCGCAGGGCACGACACCCACACCGAACGGCGGCTGCACCAGATGATGTTCGGCGACCGGGACTACGATTGCGGCGCCGCCAGCAGCGGAGGAAGCGGAGACGACGAGTCGAGGAAGCCTCAAGTCGCGGTGATGGACTGCTCGGAGAAGGACTACTCCGTGATCATTCTGCGGTCCAAGGACCGGCCGAAGCTGCTCTTCGACACGGTGTGCACACTGACGGACATGCAATACGTGGTGTTTCACGGCACGGTCGACGCCGGAGACGAAGAAGCTTATCAGGAATACTACATCAGACACGTCGACGGGCATCCCATAAGCTCAGAAGCCGAACGGCAGCGACTGATCAAGTGCCTCGAGGCCGCCATCGAGAGACGATTCACCGAGGGGCTGGAGGTGGTGCTGAGGACGCAAGACAGAGTCGGGCTGCTCTCGGAGATTACGAGGGTGTTCCGAGAGAACGGGCTGACAATTCGAAGAGCCGAGATTTCGACGGAGGGAGGGAAGGCAGTCGACACGTTTTATCTATCGGACGCGTCGTCATGCGACGCGGTGGAAGCGAAGACGATCGACTCCATACGCAGAGAGCTGGGGGCGATGGTGGTGAGGGTGAAGCAGAGTCGTGTTCTCGCTTCGCCGGAGGTGTCCGGTGGCCCGGGCTTTCTGTTCAGTAACCTCGTCAAAGCTTCGTTGCAGAGCTTTCGATTGGTCAGATCACACTCTTGA